The Haladaptatus paucihalophilus DX253 nucleotide sequence ATTGCGGCAGGCCGTACCGACCACCCCCACATTCTTCCCTCCCGTCGCCGACAGCGAACCCATGGAGTTAGACGGGGAGCGATTGCGGACCGATATCGAGACGACCGGTGAGTTCGGCGCGCTGGAAGACGAAGAGCACGGTCGAACCGTCCTCACGGGGACGGAAGCGAACAGACGGGCACGCGAGTACTTCGTGGAGCGACTGGAAGACGCCGGATTGGACGTTCGCGTGGATGCGGTCGGCAACATCGCGGGACGGTGGACCCCCGAGAGCGCCGACCCGGACGCGGCCGCGGTCGCCGCCGGGAGCCACCTCGATTCGGTCCCGGAGGGCGGCATCTTCGACGGGCCGCTCGGGGTCTACTCCGCGCTGGAAGCGGTTCGCGCGATGCAGGACGCCGGAATCGAGCCGACCCGACCGGTCGAAGTCGTCTCGTTCACCGAGGAGGAGGGCCAGCGGTTCGCAAGCGGCCTGCTCGGGTCCTCCGTCGCGGTCGGGGAGCGGTCGGTGGCGGACGCGCTCGCGCTGACGGACGGCCGAACGACCTTGGCGGACGCGCTCGAATCCATGGGATTCCGAGGCGAGGGACGACTCGACGCGAGCGAGTGGGATTCGTGGCTGGAACTGCACGTCGAACAGAGCAAACGCCTCGAACGGGCCGACGTTCCGGTCGGCCTCGTCACGACGATTACGGGAATCACGCACTGCGACGTGACGGTTCGCGGCGAAGCGAACCACGCGGGAGCCACGCCGATGGACGAGCGGACCGACGCGCTGGCCGCGGCGAGCGAGTTCGTTCGGGACGTGGAGCGGGGAGCCACCGAAATCGGCGAGACGACGGTCGGTACCGTCGGCAAACTCGACGCGCGGCCGAACGCGACGAACGTCGTTCCCGGTACGGTCGAGATGAGCGTCGATATCCGCGACGTGAGCTACGACGCGATGAACGAACTCGTCTCGCGGGCGGAGGAGTCGCTGTCGCGGCTCGAAGCCGAACGAGGCGTCGAGACGACCCTTTCGCGCGGGTTCGACCTCCAGCCGACCGAGATGAGCGAGCGGTGTCGGCGAGCGGTAGCCGAGGCGGGCGAAAACGCGGGTATCGAGACGCTCGACCTGCACTCGGGCGCGGCCCACGACACGATGTACGTCGCGGGGGTGACCGACGCCGCGATGCTGTTCGCGCCGTCCCGCGACGGAATCTCGCACAATCCCGGCGAGTGGACGGCGTGGGAGGACTGTGCGACGGCGACGCGGGCGCTCGCCGGAGGACTCGCGTCGCTGGCGCGCTGAGTGGGGCGAATCGGGGACGAGGATCGAAACGGGGCAGGAATCGGGGACGGGACGGAAACGGAGCAGGAATCGGGGACGGGACAGAAAGGATTGGCGCGCGAGAGCGACTCAGTTCTGATATCGAAGCGCGTCTTGGCCGGTCAGCCTTCGGAGTTGGTCCTCGCTGAGACCGCCGGTATCGGAGTCCATCTCGTCGAGACCGACGCCGCTGGTGACGATGGCGCGGAACGCCACTTCGAGCGGAACGTCGATGTCCACGAGGTCGTCCGACGGAACGTTGACCACGAAACCGCCCATGACCGGGTTCGGGGCCATCGGGAGGAAGACGGTCGTCATGTCTGTCTCGCCGACCGCGTTCGTGACCTCCTCGGGCGTCTCCGCCGTCACGAACGCGAACGTGTAGGTGTCGTCGGTCGGGAATTCGAGCAGCTTCACGTCGCGGAAGTGGTCCTCGTCGCTCTCTATCATCGCGTCGCCCATCCGACGGAAGCTCCGATAGATGGTTCCGAACCCGGGAATTTGGCTGATGGCGTAATCGAAGTTGTCGATGGCGCGCTCGCCGAACGGGGAGTGGGCGACGAACCCGACCAGCAGAACCAGCAGGAAAACGACTCCGGTAGCGATGCCGCCGAGGACGAGCACCGAATCGACCGGAACGAACGAGAGGAGCGGCAGCAGCATATTTCTGACGAATTTGAGCAAGACGACGACGACGTACAACGTGATGAGGAGGGGAACGACGACGGTGACGCCCGTGAGCGTCGTCTCGCGGAGCTTCCCTACGACCGACAGATCGTCCGTGGAATTCATCGTTCAGCACACGAGAGCGGGAGATAAAGAGCGTACCGGCCGCATACGCAAGCAATGGAACTGCTTGCATAGGCCGCCAGCAGAGTAATCCATGGGAAGCCCCTAGCCCCACCCCATGAGTACTATCGCCGTCGTGCGGGTGCCCGCTTCGGAGTTCGCACTGGAGGCGACGCTCGAAAGGGTCCCGGGAGTTTCCTTCGAAGTCGAGCGCGTCGTCGCGCCCGAATCGGAGCGGGTGATGCCGTACATCTGGGCGACGGCTGACCCGGACCAGTTCGACGCCCTCCAAGCCGCGCTCGAAGACGACCCGACCACGGAGGACGTCGAACTGCTCGTCGATTTGGACGACGAGTGGCTGTTCCGCATGACGTGGATAGGGAAGACCCAGTTCGTCATCCACGTTCTCGTGGACGAAAGCGGAACGATCATCGACGCGACGGGAACGGACGACGAGTGGCAACTCCGGATCCTGTTCCCCTCCCGCGACGCGCTCGGGGCGACGTACGAATACTGCGAGGAGCACGGCATTCCGCTCACGATAGAACAGATATACCAACTCGACCAATCGCCCATGCGAGGGAAGTACGGACTCACCGAGGAGCAGTACGAGACGCTCATCACGGCGTTGGAGCGGGGTTATTACGACATCCCGCGCGACATCTCGGGGACGGAACTGGCCGCGGAACTCGGCATCTCGCACCAAGCGCTGTCCGAACGGCTCCGGCGCGCGTACGGGAACCTGCTCTCAAACGCGCTCGTCGTCGGGGAGAACGAACTGGGCGAGTAGACGTCTCGTCGCCATCCGAGGTGGATTCCGCTTCCGACCGTCATTCCGAGCGGTCGTCGGTCGGAGTCGGGTCGGCGTCGGAACGGTCGTCGTGGGGGGCGTCGTCGGTTTCGACCGGGTTCCGACCGAGCAGGCCCGGAAACACGACCCAGAGGAACTGCACCGTGACGACCATGATGAACGGGCCGAGGAAGATGCCGTACCAGCCGAACACCGGCGGACCGAGCAGGTAGGCGAACATGATGAGGCCGGTGGGAAACAGCCGACCGGAGAGTATCGGACGAATGTAGGTTCGGACGGCGTTATCGAACGCTATCTCCATGATGGCGAGGAACAGGACCGGAAACCACAGCAAAACGGGGTCGGTCCGAAGCGCGACGATGGCGAGGTAGAACACCACCACGAAGTAGACGATGGACCGACCGACGAGCGGGACGATGGTGGCGAGTCCCGTTGCGATTGCCACGAGCATCGTCTGTGGAATCGCCATGCC carries:
- a CDS encoding M20 family metallo-hydrolase produces the protein MELDGERLRTDIETTGEFGALEDEEHGRTVLTGTEANRRAREYFVERLEDAGLDVRVDAVGNIAGRWTPESADPDAAAVAAGSHLDSVPEGGIFDGPLGVYSALEAVRAMQDAGIEPTRPVEVVSFTEEEGQRFASGLLGSSVAVGERSVADALALTDGRTTLADALESMGFRGEGRLDASEWDSWLELHVEQSKRLERADVPVGLVTTITGITHCDVTVRGEANHAGATPMDERTDALAAASEFVRDVERGATEIGETTVGTVGKLDARPNATNVVPGTVEMSVDIRDVSYDAMNELVSRAEESLSRLEAERGVETTLSRGFDLQPTEMSERCRRAVAEAGENAGIETLDLHSGAAHDTMYVAGVTDAAMLFAPSRDGISHNPGEWTAWEDCATATRALAGGLASLAR
- a CDS encoding DUF502 domain-containing protein yields the protein MNSTDDLSVVGKLRETTLTGVTVVVPLLITLYVVVVLLKFVRNMLLPLLSFVPVDSVLVLGGIATGVVFLLVLLVGFVAHSPFGERAIDNFDYAISQIPGFGTIYRSFRRMGDAMIESDEDHFRDVKLLEFPTDDTYTFAFVTAETPEEVTNAVGETDMTTVFLPMAPNPVMGGFVVNVPSDDLVDIDVPLEVAFRAIVTSGVGLDEMDSDTGGLSEDQLRRLTGQDALRYQN
- a CDS encoding helix-turn-helix domain-containing protein is translated as MSTIAVVRVPASEFALEATLERVPGVSFEVERVVAPESERVMPYIWATADPDQFDALQAALEDDPTTEDVELLVDLDDEWLFRMTWIGKTQFVIHVLVDESGTIIDATGTDDEWQLRILFPSRDALGATYEYCEEHGIPLTIEQIYQLDQSPMRGKYGLTEEQYETLITALERGYYDIPRDISGTELAAELGISHQALSERLRRAYGNLLSNALVVGENELGE